In Chromobacterium rhizoryzae, one genomic interval encodes:
- a CDS encoding MgtC/SapB family protein — protein MALSFSELIGQYWSTPKWEVNLLITLNLLGGLLLGCLVGYERWFNGRAAGMRTYGLVSMASAAAISIVGYSGYWYGGLYPDMTHGDMTRVAQGVLTGVGFLGAGMIMKEGLSISGLTSAASIWMSSVIGILVGVGFYAAAIAITLLCVLCMLSINQMENRLPRRFSLFIVIRFKPEYQWTVQTLSAGLLRFGVRLHEDSIALNAGPDATEWSFLVSAQNRRDLINVVDLSREIMQIDHIETLSIQPARN, from the coding sequence ATGGCACTATCCTTTTCCGAACTGATCGGCCAGTACTGGTCCACCCCCAAGTGGGAAGTCAATCTGCTGATCACGCTGAACCTATTGGGCGGCCTGTTGCTGGGTTGTCTGGTGGGTTACGAGCGCTGGTTCAACGGCCGCGCCGCCGGCATGCGCACCTACGGCCTGGTGTCCATGGCCTCCGCCGCGGCCATCAGCATCGTCGGTTACTCCGGCTACTGGTACGGCGGCCTCTATCCCGACATGACCCACGGCGACATGACCCGTGTGGCCCAGGGCGTGCTGACCGGCGTCGGCTTCCTCGGCGCCGGCATGATCATGAAGGAAGGGCTGAGCATCAGCGGCCTGACCTCGGCCGCCTCGATCTGGATGTCCTCGGTGATCGGCATCCTCGTCGGCGTAGGCTTCTACGCCGCGGCCATCGCCATCACCTTGCTGTGCGTGCTGTGCATGCTCTCCATCAATCAGATGGAGAACCGCTTGCCGCGCCGCTTCAGCCTGTTCATCGTCATCCGCTTCAAACCGGAATACCAATGGACGGTGCAGACGCTCAGCGCCGGCCTGCTCCGCTTCGGCGTGCGCCTGCACGAGGACAGCATCGCGCTGAACGCCGGCCCGGACGCCACTGAGTGGAGCTTTCTGGTCTCCGCGCAAAACCGGCGCGACCTGATCAATGTCGTGGATCTGTCGCGCGAGATCATGCAGATCGACCATATCGAAACCCTCAGCATCCAGCCCGCGCGCAATTAA
- a CDS encoding flagellin N-terminal helical domain-containing protein: MLSLHTNIAALNTKSNLTGTQTALSTSMTRLGTGFRINSAMDDAAGLQIATRLDAQSRGMQVAMKNAQNGISMLQTAEGALNEVSNILQRMKDLSTEGANATSTKADKSAMQSEFAELGKELTNIMKNTSFGGEKLLQGGKLTDEMKFQIGASADESMTVNMKDGMTALNDALGSVSKTFFKDDAAGTAYATAVKTATDAMPALVTATNTAKADYDAAPTDPAKKTAYETALKAQQDGQAALDKAAKGDEIGKTDTINTIQAALDSVGSVRSSLGANANRLDHVNNNLANVNNNTLAAKGRIMDTDYANESASMTSKQMLMQAGTSMLKQSGSMSSLAMSLLQ, encoded by the coding sequence ATGCTGAGCCTGCACACCAATATCGCCGCACTGAACACCAAGTCCAACCTGACCGGCACCCAAACCGCGCTGTCCACCTCGATGACCCGTCTGGGCACCGGCTTCCGCATCAACTCCGCAATGGACGACGCCGCCGGCCTGCAGATCGCTACCCGTCTGGACGCGCAAAGCCGCGGTATGCAAGTGGCGATGAAAAACGCGCAGAACGGCATCTCCATGCTGCAAACCGCCGAAGGCGCGCTGAACGAAGTGTCCAACATCCTGCAGCGCATGAAGGACCTGTCCACCGAAGGCGCCAACGCCACCTCCACCAAAGCCGACAAGAGCGCGATGCAGTCCGAATTCGCCGAACTGGGCAAGGAACTGACCAACATCATGAAGAACACCTCTTTCGGCGGCGAGAAACTGCTGCAAGGCGGCAAGCTGACCGATGAGATGAAGTTCCAGATCGGCGCGTCGGCCGACGAATCCATGACGGTGAACATGAAGGATGGCATGACCGCGCTGAACGACGCGCTGGGCAGTGTTTCCAAGACCTTCTTCAAAGATGATGCCGCTGGCACCGCTTACGCCACCGCCGTTAAGACCGCTACCGATGCGATGCCGGCCCTGGTGACCGCGACGAATACCGCAAAAGCCGACTACGACGCCGCTCCGACCGATCCGGCCAAGAAAACCGCTTACGAAACCGCGCTGAAGGCTCAGCAAGACGGCCAAGCCGCGCTGGACAAAGCCGCCAAGGGCGACGAAATCGGCAAAACCGACACCATCAACACCATCCAGGCCGCTCTGGATTCGGTAGGTTCGGTTCGCTCCTCCCTGGGCGCCAACGCCAACCGTCTGGACCACGTGAACAACAACCTGGCCAACGTGAACAACAACACCCTGGCCGCCAAAGGCCGCATCATGGACACCGACTACGCCAACGAAAGCGCCAGCATGACTTCCAAGCAAATGCTGATGCAAGCCGGCACTTCCATGCTGAAGCAAAGCGGCAGCATGAGCAGCCTGGCGATGTCCCTGCTGCAGTAA
- a CDS encoding type 1 periplasmic-binding domain-containing protein, protein MLRLLILLLCLLSVEPVAADPAAKGAGAPPARDNPAREWTEWDGPVSGPAAQPGRSVWFLASDLRNGGVVGVYRGLAEAGRLLGWRVTLLDGQGQRNSLLQFLERAQRERPAAVALGGFDAQEFQPQIQGLHALGVPVLGWHAGDKPGPVPGLLFTNISTSPLAAAQAAADYIAASSRGPVGVVLFTDSRFAIATAKTRQAVRQLQTCRRCKVLAVEDISLAQVQQLLPARVAELYRRHGKAWTHSIGINDLYYDSIGYPLGKLNASVVNISLGDGSLSAMRRIRAGLMQEATIAEPLHLHGWQMADELNRAFARQPPSLYVTQPHLLVKQTIRDSYLSIGYDPANGYRRAYAAIWFPRH, encoded by the coding sequence ATGTTGCGCCTTCTCATACTGCTTCTGTGCCTGCTGAGCGTGGAGCCGGTCGCCGCCGATCCGGCGGCCAAGGGCGCCGGCGCGCCGCCAGCCCGGGATAATCCGGCGCGAGAGTGGACCGAGTGGGACGGCCCCGTCAGCGGACCCGCGGCGCAGCCTGGCCGCAGCGTCTGGTTTTTGGCGTCGGACTTGCGCAACGGCGGCGTGGTCGGGGTTTACCGGGGCCTGGCCGAGGCGGGGCGTTTGCTGGGCTGGCGCGTGACGCTGCTGGATGGGCAGGGGCAGCGGAATTCCTTGCTCCAGTTTCTGGAGCGCGCGCAGCGGGAGCGGCCGGCCGCCGTGGCTTTGGGCGGTTTCGACGCCCAGGAATTCCAGCCGCAGATTCAAGGCCTGCACGCGCTGGGCGTGCCCGTGCTCGGCTGGCATGCCGGAGACAAGCCCGGCCCGGTGCCCGGACTGCTGTTCACCAATATCTCCACCAGCCCCTTGGCCGCGGCGCAAGCCGCCGCCGACTACATCGCGGCCAGCAGCCGCGGCCCGGTCGGCGTGGTGCTGTTCACCGACAGCCGTTTCGCCATCGCCACCGCCAAAACCCGGCAGGCGGTGCGGCAGCTGCAGACGTGCCGGCGCTGCAAGGTGCTGGCGGTGGAAGACATCTCGCTGGCTCAGGTCCAGCAGCTGTTGCCGGCGCGGGTGGCGGAACTGTATCGGCGCCACGGCAAGGCCTGGACCCACAGCATAGGCATCAACGATCTGTATTACGACTCCATCGGTTATCCGCTGGGCAAGCTGAACGCCTCCGTCGTCAATATTTCGCTGGGCGACGGCTCGCTGAGCGCGATGAGGCGGATTCGGGCGGGCCTGATGCAGGAGGCGACCATCGCCGAGCCTTTGCACTTGCATGGCTGGCAGATGGCCGATGAGCTGAACCGCGCCTTTGCCCGCCAGCCGCCCAGCCTGTACGTCACCCAGCCGCATCTCTTGGTCAAACAGACGATACGCGATAGTTATCTGAGCATCGGCTACGATCCGGCCAACGGCTACCGCCGCGCCTACGCGGCCATCTGGTTCCCGCGGCATTGA
- a CDS encoding YdcF family protein, translating into MISTISTQALVHLVLGAFLLPPLNMLLLILLGLGLRRRWRRLGAGLLTLGMAGLYALSTPMMAMWLNRGLERYPVIGAEPLSRAEAIVVLSGGKKPAPEYGGMEPGADSLARLRYAARLAHQSGKPILLTGGAPMGGEAEGAVMARVLREEYGIVPRWVETRSNTTLENARYSAELLRAAGIKRIALVSQGWHLRRALPFFQRQGLEVTAAPTAFIRYDGGGVAWYLPSGRAMQECHAALREWLGMLFYRMKGE; encoded by the coding sequence ATGATCTCCACGATTTCCACGCAGGCGCTGGTCCATTTGGTGTTGGGCGCCTTCTTGCTGCCGCCGCTGAACATGTTGTTGCTGATCTTGCTGGGACTGGGGCTGCGCCGCCGCTGGCGGCGCCTGGGCGCCGGCCTGCTGACCTTGGGCATGGCGGGCCTGTACGCCTTGAGCACGCCGATGATGGCGATGTGGCTGAACCGGGGACTGGAACGCTATCCGGTGATAGGCGCGGAGCCGTTGAGCCGGGCGGAGGCCATCGTGGTCTTGTCCGGCGGCAAGAAGCCCGCGCCGGAATACGGCGGCATGGAACCGGGCGCGGATTCGCTGGCGCGGCTGCGTTACGCTGCGCGGCTGGCGCATCAAAGCGGCAAGCCGATACTGCTGACCGGCGGCGCGCCGATGGGCGGGGAAGCCGAAGGCGCGGTGATGGCGCGGGTTCTGCGCGAGGAATACGGCATCGTCCCCCGTTGGGTGGAGACGCGCTCCAACACCACGCTGGAAAACGCCCGCTACTCCGCCGAATTGCTGCGCGCGGCCGGGATCAAGCGGATTGCGCTGGTCAGCCAGGGCTGGCATTTGCGTCGAGCCTTGCCGTTTTTCCAGCGTCAGGGTTTGGAAGTCACCGCCGCGCCAACCGCCTTTATCCGCTACGACGGCGGCGGCGTCGCCTGGTATCTGCCTAGCGGCCGAGCGATGCAGGAGTGCCACGCCGCGTTGAGGGAATGGCTGGGCATGCTGTTTTACCGGATGAAGGGAGAGTAG
- a CDS encoding AraC family transcriptional regulator yields the protein MSTQSAASARPRVDHRFWRDAALPQFEARSVADGRRVCYARHAHETFSLGVITAGACDYFNGKVRCSEQGALVLMNPGDIHACNPVAGQAWSYRMLYVDVGWLGGLQQRLGQGQAGGFRPFGEAASRDPRLFSGFNALFDVLCAEGRELLEKDAAATAFFDGAHRVLGLAVEPAAESNQRLARAAEYIAAHCDQALRLEEICAAADLSASYLIRAFKRRYGVTPHGFLLNQRVQLARRLMRGGLPLAEVAQAVGFSDQAHLHKIFKQYVAATPGQYRAGSGQQAQRA from the coding sequence ATGTCGACGCAATCCGCCGCGTCCGCGCGGCCAAGAGTCGATCATCGCTTCTGGCGCGACGCGGCTTTGCCGCAGTTCGAGGCGCGCTCAGTGGCGGACGGACGCCGCGTCTGTTACGCCAGGCACGCGCATGAGACGTTTTCCCTGGGCGTCATCACCGCCGGCGCCTGCGACTACTTCAACGGCAAGGTGCGCTGCAGCGAGCAGGGCGCCTTGGTGTTGATGAATCCGGGCGACATCCATGCCTGCAATCCGGTGGCGGGGCAGGCCTGGTCCTATCGCATGCTGTATGTGGATGTGGGCTGGCTGGGTGGCTTGCAGCAAAGGCTGGGTCAGGGCCAGGCCGGCGGCTTTCGTCCCTTTGGCGAGGCGGCGAGCCGGGACCCGCGGCTGTTCTCCGGCTTCAACGCCTTGTTCGATGTGCTGTGCGCGGAGGGGCGGGAGCTCTTGGAGAAAGACGCGGCGGCCACCGCCTTCTTCGACGGCGCGCACCGGGTATTGGGCTTGGCCGTCGAGCCGGCGGCGGAATCGAATCAGCGTTTGGCGCGCGCGGCGGAATATATCGCCGCGCATTGCGATCAAGCCTTGCGCTTGGAGGAGATCTGCGCGGCGGCGGATTTGTCGGCCTCCTATCTGATCCGCGCGTTCAAGCGGCGTTACGGCGTCACCCCTCATGGCTTTCTGCTGAATCAGCGGGTGCAGCTGGCGCGGCGGCTGATGCGCGGCGGCCTGCCCTTGGCGGAGGTGGCGCAGGCCGTCGGCTTCTCCGATCAAGCTCATCTGCATAAAATCTTCAAGCAGTACGTGGCCGCCACGCCGGGACAGTACCGCGCGGGCTCAGGTCAACAAGCCCAGCGCGCTTAG
- a CDS encoding LysE family translocator, translating into MNQTLAMAGFALAASITPGPVNIVALSCGAQHGARAGMRHVGGATVGFTLLLLLTGLGLEQTLRQWPALTQALQWAGVAFLLYMAYQLARSDGALDWDKSGVQPSWWRGAAIQWLNPKAWVAALAGCAAFTSGQDAMALWRFAALYFLICYASVACWVLAGAWLGQKLASPGRLRRFNQAMAVLLGLSALGLLT; encoded by the coding sequence ATGAATCAGACTCTCGCCATGGCCGGCTTCGCGCTGGCCGCCTCCATCACGCCCGGCCCGGTCAATATCGTCGCGCTCAGTTGCGGCGCTCAGCATGGCGCGCGCGCCGGCATGCGCCATGTCGGCGGCGCCACCGTCGGCTTCACCCTGCTTCTGTTGCTGACCGGCCTGGGCCTGGAACAGACCCTGCGGCAATGGCCAGCACTGACGCAGGCGCTGCAATGGGCCGGCGTGGCGTTCTTGCTCTATATGGCGTATCAATTGGCTCGCAGCGACGGCGCGCTGGACTGGGACAAAAGCGGCGTCCAACCCAGCTGGTGGCGGGGCGCGGCGATTCAATGGCTGAACCCCAAGGCCTGGGTCGCGGCGCTGGCGGGCTGCGCCGCGTTCACCTCGGGCCAAGACGCAATGGCCTTATGGCGCTTCGCCGCGCTTTACTTTCTGATTTGCTACGCCTCGGTAGCTTGCTGGGTTCTGGCCGGCGCCTGGCTCGGACAGAAACTGGCTTCGCCTGGGCGGCTGCGCCGCTTCAACCAAGCGATGGCGGTCTTGCTGGGACTAAGCGCGCTGGGCTTGTTGACCTGA
- a CDS encoding chitinase, which translates to MSLNWITVMRASACALAAGQAWAICPAWQEGASYRAGDTVAYAAANYTARVAHTAHVGANWNPPASPTLWLAGGSCAGAPEPTPEPTPEPTPSPAPGPSAPFAKHALVGYWHNFANPSGDAYPLSQVSDDWDVIAVAFADDAGNGKLSFALDPKAGSEAQFIQDVRAKQAKGKKVVLSLGGQNGSVTLNTPAQAQNFVNSLYAIIVKFGFDGIDLDLESGVSQGAPIIGNLIGAVKQLKAKVGAGFYLSMAPEHPYVQGGYVAYGSIWGAYLPIIDALRDDLSVIHVQYYNNGGLNTPYSNAALAEGSVDMLVGGSKMLIEGFPLAYGASGSFKGLRPDQVAFGVPSGRSSANSGFVSADTVIKSLDCLMALKNCGSVKPSQAYPSFRGVMSWSINWDRKDGFPFSRPVGASLRGRN; encoded by the coding sequence ATGTCGTTGAACTGGATAACCGTGATGCGGGCGTCCGCGTGCGCGCTGGCGGCGGGGCAGGCGTGGGCGATCTGCCCGGCATGGCAGGAGGGCGCCAGCTATCGGGCCGGCGACACGGTTGCGTACGCCGCGGCCAACTACACCGCGCGGGTGGCGCATACCGCCCATGTCGGCGCCAACTGGAATCCTCCGGCGTCGCCGACCCTGTGGCTGGCGGGAGGTAGTTGCGCGGGGGCGCCGGAGCCAACGCCGGAGCCGACGCCGGAGCCGACGCCGTCTCCCGCTCCTGGGCCGTCCGCGCCGTTCGCCAAACATGCTTTGGTGGGCTATTGGCACAATTTCGCCAACCCCAGCGGCGACGCTTATCCGCTGAGCCAGGTCAGCGACGATTGGGACGTGATCGCGGTGGCCTTCGCCGACGACGCGGGCAACGGCAAGCTCAGCTTCGCGCTGGATCCCAAGGCAGGCTCCGAAGCTCAGTTCATCCAGGATGTTCGCGCCAAGCAGGCCAAGGGCAAGAAGGTGGTGCTGTCGCTGGGCGGGCAGAATGGCTCGGTCACGCTGAACACTCCGGCGCAAGCCCAGAATTTCGTCAATAGCCTCTACGCCATCATCGTCAAATTCGGTTTCGACGGCATCGATCTGGATCTGGAAAGCGGGGTGTCGCAAGGCGCGCCCATCATCGGCAATCTGATTGGCGCGGTGAAGCAGTTGAAGGCCAAGGTGGGGGCGGGTTTCTACCTGTCCATGGCGCCGGAGCATCCTTATGTCCAGGGCGGCTATGTCGCCTACGGCAGCATCTGGGGCGCTTATCTGCCCATCATCGACGCGTTGCGCGACGATTTGAGCGTGATCCATGTCCAGTATTACAACAACGGCGGGCTGAACACGCCTTATTCCAACGCCGCATTGGCTGAGGGCAGCGTGGACATGTTGGTGGGCGGCAGCAAGATGTTGATCGAGGGCTTCCCGCTGGCTTACGGCGCTTCGGGCAGCTTCAAGGGGTTGCGGCCGGATCAGGTGGCTTTCGGCGTGCCTTCCGGCCGCAGTTCCGCCAATTCCGGCTTTGTCAGCGCGGATACCGTGATCAAGTCGCTGGATTGCCTGATGGCCTTGAAAAATTGCGGCAGCGTCAAGCCGAGTCAGGCCTATCCGTCGTTTCGCGGCGTCATGAGCTGGTCGATCAACTGGGACCGCAAGGACGGCTTCCCGTTCTCGCGGCCGGTGGGGGCCTCGCTGCGCGGCCGCAACTGA
- a CDS encoding peptidylprolyl isomerase, translating into MTIRVNGIEITEDTVQAEQAHYADAPNPRDAAVQELVLRELLLQKAKSLGIDTADQGAAIGALLEQELHVDAVDEAACLAFYNQYPERFSSGESAVASHILFPLGEGLAGSLAKAKAEGVLEEIKANPARFADLAREHSTCPSGQQGGSLGQFGRGQMVPEFEQAVFNTAAGQLAPDLVQTQFGYHIIQVQERHEGGKVSFEEIKDRLQQYLNDMAGNKAMQAYLGQLVAAAQIEGYAMPAL; encoded by the coding sequence ATGACCATTCGAGTCAACGGCATCGAAATCACCGAAGACACGGTGCAAGCGGAACAAGCCCACTACGCTGACGCGCCGAACCCGCGCGACGCCGCCGTTCAGGAGTTGGTCCTGCGCGAACTGCTGTTGCAGAAAGCCAAGTCCCTCGGCATCGACACCGCCGACCAAGGCGCCGCCATCGGCGCCTTGCTGGAACAGGAACTGCACGTTGACGCCGTGGACGAGGCCGCATGCCTGGCCTTCTACAATCAATACCCCGAGCGCTTCAGCAGCGGCGAGTCCGCCGTGGCCAGCCACATTCTGTTCCCGCTGGGCGAAGGCCTGGCCGGCAGCCTGGCCAAAGCCAAGGCGGAAGGCGTGCTGGAAGAAATCAAGGCCAATCCGGCCCGCTTCGCCGATCTGGCCCGCGAACACTCCACCTGCCCGTCCGGCCAGCAAGGCGGCAGCCTGGGCCAGTTCGGCCGCGGCCAGATGGTGCCGGAATTCGAACAAGCGGTATTCAACACCGCCGCCGGCCAGCTCGCGCCGGATCTGGTGCAGACCCAGTTCGGCTACCACATCATCCAGGTTCAAGAGCGCCATGAGGGCGGCAAGGTAAGCTTTGAGGAAATCAAGGACCGCCTGCAGCAATACCTGAACGACATGGCCGGCAACAAGGCGATGCAGGCCTATCTGGGCCAGCTGGTCGCCGCCGCTCAGATCGAAGGCTATGCGATGCCGGCGCTGTAA
- a CDS encoding acyl-CoA thioesterase codes for MDKHYPVIDTRSIVMRWGDMDAVGHLNNTYYFRYLEQIRLDWLESLGHGIDPSGCGPVLAGTACVFRKEITYPATLDISIELEKLGRSSLKLRHHFYRRDDPGVVYASGEVTLVWVDYQAGKSVAIPEDIRAAVETAAKSAA; via the coding sequence GTGGACAAGCATTACCCGGTTATCGATACCCGCAGCATCGTGATGCGTTGGGGCGATATGGACGCCGTCGGGCATCTGAACAATACGTACTATTTCCGTTATCTGGAGCAGATCCGCCTGGATTGGCTGGAAAGCCTGGGGCACGGCATCGACCCCTCAGGCTGCGGTCCGGTGCTGGCGGGCACCGCCTGCGTGTTCCGCAAGGAGATCACCTATCCGGCCACGCTAGACATTAGCATCGAACTGGAAAAACTGGGACGCAGCAGCTTGAAGCTGCGCCATCATTTTTATCGGCGCGACGATCCCGGCGTGGTGTACGCCAGCGGCGAGGTGACGCTGGTGTGGGTGGATTATCAGGCGGGCAAGTCGGTCGCCATCCCGGAGGACATTCGCGCGGCGGTGGAGACGGCGGCCAAGTCCGCCGCTTGA
- the mnmC gene encoding bifunctional tRNA (5-methylaminomethyl-2-thiouridine)(34)-methyltransferase MnmD/FAD-dependent 5-carboxymethylaminomethyl-2-thiouridine(34) oxidoreductase MnmC translates to MTPHAQLDWHDGQPVSLAFGDVYFSRASGLDETRHVFLRHNRLAERFAELPAGGHFAIAETGFGTGLNFLCAWECFLQYAPADTRLHFISAEKFPLTPRDLARALALWPQLAGLAQQLLAQYQSLPPGWHRLLLSQGRVTLTLLIGDVLEVLPEVDARVDAWFLDGFAPSKNPDMWQAELFQTMARLSAPGATFATFTSAGFVRRGLSEAGFAVSKTAGFGHKREMSHGHLQTLPDGEWSPPWFARPARRHGERSAIVIGGGIAGAASAYSLACRGWQVTVVERLPELARGASGNPQGVLYTKLSPHFTPLTRLILSGYGYSLRTLKTQLPEDDAHWRGCGVLQLAYDAAEAERQQGLAAAGFGEDFLRPVDAREASELAGVELQHGGLFFPQGGWVNPPALVRKLVEHPNIQVRTSRTIVELDYNPLDKSWVAIGDEGSVAIGSVVILAGAAETGAFDATQHLPLKKIRGQVTVTRATEHSEALRTVLCGEGYISPARFGEHCLGATFKFNTEDLGVNLFEHQENLQMLAGLAPSLYQALGGESLLDKALAGRAALRCTSPDYLPIVGPVAHAQGLIDAYLPLSKDASLKLTAAAPWIDGLYVNTAHGSRGMITAPLSGEILAALLEDEPAPVARSLMQATHPSRFLMRDLMRNKVPRQS, encoded by the coding sequence ATGACCCCACACGCTCAACTTGACTGGCACGACGGTCAACCGGTTTCCCTCGCCTTCGGCGACGTCTACTTCTCCCGCGCTTCCGGCCTGGACGAGACCCGCCATGTCTTCCTGCGGCACAACCGCTTGGCCGAGCGCTTCGCCGAACTGCCCGCCGGCGGCCACTTCGCCATTGCCGAAACCGGCTTCGGCACCGGCCTGAACTTTTTATGCGCGTGGGAATGCTTTTTGCAATACGCGCCGGCCGATACGCGCCTGCACTTCATCAGCGCGGAGAAGTTTCCGCTGACCCCGCGCGATCTGGCCCGGGCGCTGGCGCTCTGGCCCCAGCTCGCCGGCCTGGCGCAGCAGCTGCTGGCCCAATACCAGTCCCTGCCTCCGGGCTGGCACCGCCTGCTGCTCAGCCAGGGGCGCGTCACGCTGACCTTGCTGATCGGCGATGTCCTGGAAGTGCTGCCGGAGGTGGACGCTCGCGTGGACGCCTGGTTCCTCGACGGCTTCGCCCCGTCCAAGAACCCGGACATGTGGCAAGCGGAGCTGTTCCAGACCATGGCGCGGCTCTCCGCGCCCGGCGCCACCTTCGCCACCTTCACCAGCGCCGGTTTCGTGCGTCGCGGCTTGAGCGAGGCCGGCTTCGCCGTCAGCAAGACCGCCGGCTTCGGCCATAAGCGGGAAATGAGCCACGGCCATCTGCAAACCCTGCCCGACGGCGAATGGTCGCCTCCGTGGTTCGCCCGCCCGGCGCGGCGCCACGGGGAACGCAGCGCCATCGTCATCGGCGGCGGCATCGCCGGCGCCGCCAGCGCCTACAGCCTGGCCTGCCGCGGCTGGCAGGTCACCGTGGTGGAACGCCTGCCCGAACTCGCGCGCGGCGCCTCCGGCAACCCGCAAGGCGTGCTGTACACCAAGCTGTCCCCGCACTTCACCCCGCTGACCCGCCTGATCCTGTCCGGCTACGGCTATAGCCTGCGCACGCTGAAAACCCAGCTGCCGGAGGACGACGCGCACTGGCGCGGCTGCGGCGTCTTGCAACTGGCCTACGACGCGGCCGAGGCGGAACGCCAGCAAGGGCTGGCCGCGGCCGGCTTCGGCGAAGACTTCCTGCGCCCGGTCGACGCGCGGGAAGCCAGCGAGCTGGCCGGCGTCGAGCTGCAGCACGGCGGCCTGTTCTTTCCGCAGGGCGGCTGGGTCAATCCGCCCGCCCTGGTGCGCAAGCTGGTGGAGCATCCCAATATCCAGGTCCGCACCAGCCGCACCATCGTGGAGCTGGACTACAACCCGCTGGACAAGAGCTGGGTCGCCATCGGCGATGAAGGCTCGGTGGCCATCGGTTCCGTGGTCATTCTGGCCGGCGCGGCGGAAACCGGCGCCTTCGACGCCACCCAGCACCTGCCCTTGAAAAAGATTCGCGGCCAGGTCACCGTGACGCGCGCCACCGAACACAGCGAGGCGCTGCGCACCGTGCTGTGCGGCGAAGGCTATATCTCCCCGGCCCGTTTCGGCGAACACTGCCTGGGCGCCACCTTCAAATTCAACACCGAAGATCTCGGCGTCAACCTGTTCGAGCATCAGGAAAACCTGCAGATGCTGGCGGGACTCGCGCCCAGCCTGTACCAAGCCCTGGGCGGCGAAAGCCTGCTGGACAAAGCCCTGGCCGGACGCGCCGCGCTGCGTTGCACCAGCCCGGACTATCTGCCCATCGTCGGACCGGTCGCCCACGCGCAAGGCCTGATCGACGCCTATCTGCCGCTGAGCAAGGACGCTTCCTTGAAACTGACCGCCGCCGCGCCCTGGATAGACGGCCTCTACGTCAACACCGCCCATGGTTCGCGCGGCATGATCACCGCGCCGCTGTCGGGCGAAATACTCGCCGCCCTGCTGGAGGACGAACCGGCCCCGGTGGCCCGCAGCCTGATGCAGGCCACCCACCCCAGCCGTTTCCTGATGCGCGATCTGATGCGCAACAAAGTGCCGCGGCAAAGCTGA